A region from the Haliaeetus albicilla chromosome 16, bHalAlb1.1, whole genome shotgun sequence genome encodes:
- the ID3 gene encoding DNA-binding protein inhibitor ID-3, with product MKAISPVRSVRSCYEAVCCLSEQSLAIARGSNNKSPALEEPMNLLYDMNDCYSKLRELVPGIPQGSKVSQVEILQHVIDYIFDLQIVLEEGAKGRDPSSEATLLSLKAAELASELCSKDERSLCH from the exons ATGAAAGCCATCAGCCCGGTACGATCCGTCCGGAGTTGCTACGAGGCCGTTTGCTGCCTCTCGGAGCAGAGTCTGGCCATCGCCCGGGGGAGCAACAACAAGAGCCCGGCTTTGGAGGAACCCATGAACTTACTCTACGATATGAACGATTGCTATTCCAAGTTGCGGGAACTGGTGCCGGGCATCCCGCAAGGCAGCAAGGTGAGCCAGGTGGAGATCCTCCAGCATGTCATCGACTACATCTTCGACCTCCAGATcgtgctggaggagggggccAAGGGACGCGACCCCTCCTCCGAGGCCACCCTGCTCTCCCTTAAG GCGGCCGAGCTCGCCTCTGAACTCTGCTCCAAAGACGAGAGAAGTTTGTGTCACTAA